Below is a window of Lepidochelys kempii isolate rLepKem1 chromosome 14, rLepKem1.hap2, whole genome shotgun sequence DNA.
GGCtcaagggggcagggaatggggcatggggcctGTCCCCGCTGGGGGGCAGCGGCTCTGATCATTCCAATGAGTCCGGCTCCCTCCCAGCCGAGAACCTCTGTGTGTAACGAGTTTGCTGGCTCTCTGCCCACATTAccagtgccccctcccctgccccccacgcccCCAGGCATTAACTGACCCCTGGCCAGCAGCCCCGGCAGAGTGGGTGGGGGTCGAACATGCCACCGACAGCGAGTGCCCCCTATCTGGCATCGGTGCAGGCATGAAAAGGGCTGGctcgtggggggggggctctctgCCACTCACGGCATGTTCTGCCCCTATTCTGGGGGGCGACACAGAGGCCTGGGGGGGGCGTTATGGGCtgggcacccccccacacacacactgaaaggaGCCCATTTTCTCCCCCATGTTCACACGATGCCCCGCCCGCTCCGGCGCTGGACGACTGGCCAGGCGCGCCACCTGGTGGCCACCCGGTGACCTGCCGGCCCTGGGCGCTGCgtggcagggaacaggggagccagccaggggctcccatgcagccacctctgggtgggGACAGGGCGGCCCGTTCGCAGGTGCCGCGCCCCcgagtttgggacaggaagtgaggcAGACGCCGCCCTGGGTCCTCCTGGAAGGGCAGGAGAACGGGATGGGGGCTTCGGCCAACACAGCAGGGTCGACTCACGAAATCCtggtccccccccagccctgccggtgcccctcactcccgacccgcagccccccgccagcccggctctgccccccccagccctgccggtgcccctcactcccgacccacagccccctgccagcccggctctgcccccccagccctgccggtgcccctcactcccgacccgcagccccctgccagcccggctctgcccctccagccctgccggtgcccctcactcccgacccgcagccccctgccagcccggctctgccccccagccagccggtgcccctcactcccgacccgcagccccccgccagcccagccctggcccccgcccccccgcggcTGCATGGAtctggggggctggcaggggggtcCCAGGGAAGCTGCTGCCCCGCCCGCGGCCAGCAGGTGGCAGCACCGCCCCGGCGCTGGGGAAACCGCGGGGGCTGACGGGATCGTGGCGGTCCCAGGAGGGTGGGGCGGGTCTGCAGCAGGGCGGACGGGGGGTGGCCGGAGCCAGAGACCCGGTCAGCAAAGGGGGGTCGGGGGGACCCCGGGCGGagaggggggtcggggggggggctgcacgggccgagaagggggtgggggggaccccgGGCGGagaggggggtcggggggggctgCACGGGccgagaagggggtgggggggagcccgggccgagaagggggtgggggggagcccgggccgagaggggggtcggggggggctgCATGGGccgagaagggggtcgggggggctgCACGGGccgagaggggggtgggggggagcccaggccgaGAAGGGCATCGGGGGGGGCTGCATGGGccgagaagggggtggggggggagcccgggccgaGAAGGGGTCGGGGGGGGCTGCATGGGccgagaagggggtcggggggggagcccgggcggagaggggggtcgggggggctgCTCGTCCCGAGAGGGGGgtcggggggagcccgggccgagaggggggtgggggggagcccaggccgagaagggggtcgggggggctgCACGGGccgagaagggggtgggggggtgcattGGCTGCAGAGTGTGGACGGGGTTCATAGGTGGCGATGGGGGTgtctgggtggggccaggggtgcCGGCTGCCAATGCaggggctgtttggggggcaggaTGAAGTGGGGCTCCTGGCCGGGGATCGGGAAGCCCAAGGGCGGGCTGCAGGGGGCGTATGGGCAGCGGGGAGCACGGGctgaggttggggtgcaggggctgcaTTGGTTATGAGTGGGGGCAACCAGCAGCGGCTCTGTGGGGCTCAGGTGGCAGGCGGGTGGGGAGCTCCCTGGGGCTCAGCTGGAGTCTGGCCAGGGGCGGGTCTGTAATTATCAGCCATggcctgcagggagaggggaaaatacccaggactcctgggttctctccctggctctgggaggggggtggggtctagtcattagagtgggggggggcgctgggagccaggactcttgggttccctccctggctctgggaggggggcgggtctagtgattagagtgggggggggcgctgggagccaggactcctgggttccctccctggctctgggaggggggtggggggggtctagtgattagagcaggggggctgggagccaggactcctgggttcgattGAGTTGCTCTCATCTCTTTCAGCATCAGGATGTTCTTCACTTGTGGCCCCAATGAGGCCATGGTGGTCTCGGGTGagtggctcccccccccccccgctggtctCACGTGGGCAGAGACGCTCCCAGGGTGGGAGCCTGATGccgtcccctccccctccagggacccctaacaccccagccccacccccgcgCTGCTGGGGCGGCCCGGTCAGCCCGGCTGAGACCTGGGCCTAATGCCACGAGCTCGTTAGGGGCCTGATCCCCAGGAGAAACCCGAACCAGGGACTGGAGTTGGAGCCCCGCACAGCGGGAGAGCTCCCCACACGCAGCCCCCCACTGATGGGACTCACCCGCCCCACGGGGAAAGGCCCCgtccccctgagccagcctgaaATACCCAGCAGTGAAGAGATGGGATCTGAGCCAGAGTGACATCACCTGCTcccaggggatggggagcggggCTAATCTGATGGTTAACGAATGCATCACTAATGAccactggggaggagcagggtgggggcgggggatgagcagggggcgctgggctgcagggagcagggcgggggctcagcagggggcactgggctgtgggggggggctcagcagTGGGCggtggggagtggggcggggggcgaggcggggggctcagcaggggccctgggggggcgggggtggggggctcagcagggggtgctgggctgcggggagcagggcgggggctcagcagggggcactgggctgtgggggggggctcagcagtgggcggtggggagtggggcagggggctcagcagggggtacGGGGGGCGaggcggggggctcagcaggggccctgggggggtgggggtggggggctcagcagggggtgctgggctgcggggagcagggcgggggctcagcagggggtgcggggagtgggggggctgcgggggctcagcagggggcgcagggagcagggcggggggctcagcggtggggagcggggcagggggctcagcaggggccctggggggcgggggtggggggctcagcaggcggtgctgggctgtggggagcagggcgggggctcagtgggggggctcagcagggggcgctgggctgcggggagcagggcaggggctcagcagggagtgtggggagtggggtggggggctcagcagggggcgctggggagtggggggggggctcagcaggggccaCCATGCTgtgggagcagggcgggggcttGGCCGGGGCAGCTGTCCTCTGCTACAATTTTACCGGCAAGACTTAAAATCAGTCTGTCGCTCTGAAGTCGTGTGGCGACCCCGGTGTCCCAACTGAGCTCACTTCCTGCCTCCTTAAAATTTCCCCGGTGGTTTCAAATTGTTCAGGATTCACGGCATGTTCCCCAGCcgcccaccccagagctggctgcatctcaacAGCGGGCCAGCCTGTCCTGTGCCCCGTGGCTGTTCCACGCAGCAGTTCCCCggctgtcccaccccagaggcggctgcataTCCGTGCCCAGCGGCGGCTAAcgctctcctcccctccccctaggCTTCTGCCGCAGCCCCCCAGTGATGGTGGCGGGGGGCCGGGTCTTCGTCCTCCCCTGCATCCAGCAGATCCAGAGGTGAGTCCCCAAAGCCCCCCCTCCACAGAGAACCCTAGGTCAGGGCGCCCTGGCTCGTCCCTGGGCTCCCCAAGTCTGTAGGGGACCCCCCCGTCACCCcgctggggcaggggacaggggaggggtcagagctggggcagggggcaggaagggatcagtgtgtgggggtgggaatactgggctggatgggtcCATGGGTGGGGGGTATCGTCAAAGGGCTTGGGGGGTGTCCCCTCTCCCTGACCCACCTGCTCTCCCCGCAGGATCTCCTTGAACACGCTGACCCTGAACGTGAAGAGCGAGAAGGTTTATACCCGGCACGGGGTCCCCATCTCCGTCACCGGCATCGCCCAGGTAACCGGCGCCCCCTGAAGGTCACCATGACCTCACCCGAGGTCGCCACGGAAACCCCAGGGAGGAGGGAACAGCGTCCGGATCACCTAGGAAACCAGCCAGCTACCCCGGTCTCCCCAGTGGTACCTGCCACTGGCAGCACTCACCCCTGTATTTCCCCAGTGGTacctgcccagcctggctcatCTCCCCCATGTCTCCTAATGGTacctgcccagcctggctcaaCTCCCCCATGTCTCCTAATGGTacctgcccagcctggctcatCCCCCCATTTCTCCCAATGGTACCTGCCCAGcttggctcccctccccccggcccatgGTACTTGCCCAAGCTGACTTGttacccctcctctcccccccccccccccatttccccattggTACCTGCCCAGTGATGCCCTGGGACCACAGGGCCCTTGACCACCATGGATACGGTCTCCGGGCAACGGTTGTCTGGGTGCAAGCAATAGCCTCTTCTCTTAAAGGGGAAGGCGCCCCGCCCCCGGAGCATTCCTGGGGTTTGCAGGGAGGGGTGTCGCGGgggctccatccctccctcctcttgTCCCCTCGCTCCGGCAGGTGAAGATCCAGGGCCAGAACAAGGAGATGCTGGCGGCCGCCTGCCAGATGTTCCTCGGCAAGTCGGAGAGCGAGATCACCCACATCGCGCTGGAGACGCTGGAGGGGCATCAGCGGGCCATCATGGCCCACATGACTGTGGAGGTGAGGGGCCGGCggctcggggggtgggggcagccccctgctgggggtcagatctgcccccccaccccccatgtgtatgtcccagctccacccccgccccaacTCACCCCTTGTCTCCCCGCCCCGGGCAGGAAATCTATAAGGATCGGAAGAAGTTCTCGGAGCAGGTTTTCAAGGTGGCCTCCTCAGACCTGGTCAACATGGGCATCAGCGTGGTGAGCTACACGCTCAAGGACATTCACGACGACCAGGTGAGGGAGAACGGCGCCCCCTCCAGGGGAAAGGCCCCGTTCCCAGCCcggagccagccagccccccgccctgccccagggcGGATGGGAGCCggcaccccctagaggggaatggcctccagccaggctgcggggcaggactgaggtgtctgtctctgctccgttctccccccttccccgcccccggTGTTGCCCCAGGATTATCTGCACTCGCTGGGGAAAGCCAGGACCGCCCAGGTGCAGAAAGACGCCCGGATGGGGGAAGCCGAGGCCAAGAGAGATGCCGGCATCAAGGTGAGCGCTGGGTgcatgggtctgatccaggggTAGGGGATTCCAGGCTGACTGGGTCCGATCTAGGGGTGGGGGGCACGGGCCGGCCAGCCCGCGGCTGcgacccgggggtggggggcatgggcCAGCCAGCCCTTGGGTCAGACAGGGCAGGGGACACCAGCCGGCCCGTGGCTCTGATAGGAGGCAGGTTACTATGGGTCTGACCCCCACACCTGCAGGAGGCCGAGGCgaagcaggagaagctctctgcCCAGTACTTGAGCGAGATCGAGATGGCCAAGGCACAGCGGGACTACGAGCTGAAGAAAGCCACCTACGACATCGAGGTGAACACCCGCAAGGCCGAGTCCGACCTGGCCTATCAGCTGCAGGTGAGATGCCCCtggggatgggggtagggggatccggcccccccccccccgataccAGCCCACGGCCCAGGTGTCTGGGCACCATGGGACACCGTAGCCCGGCAGGGCAAGCACCTTGTTGTGATGGCCAACCCACAGCTGTTGACCTTTGACC
It encodes the following:
- the FLOT1 gene encoding flotillin-1 isoform X2 — translated: MDLGGWQGGPREAAAPPAASRWQHRPGAGETAGADGIVAVPGGWGGSAAGRTGGGRSQRPGFCRSPPVMVAGGRVFVLPCIQQIQRISLNTLTLNVKSEKVYTRHGVPISVTGIAQVKIQGQNKEMLAAACQMFLGKSESEITHIALETLEGHQRAIMAHMTVEEIYKDRKKFSEQVFKVASSDLVNMGISVVSYTLKDIHDDQDYLHSLGKARTAQVQKDARMGEAEAKRDAGIKEAEAKQEKLSAQYLSEIEMAKAQRDYELKKATYDIEVNTRKAESDLAYQLQVAKTKQKIEEQKMQVLVVERTQQIQLQEQEIIRKEHELEAMVKKPAEAERYRLEKLAEAQRCQLIMQAEAEAESLRVKGEAQAFAIEAKARADAEQMSKKAEAFQQYQDAAMVDMLLEKLPQVAEEISKPLSAVKKITMVSSGSQGMGAAKVTGEVLDIMSKLPETVEKLTGISISQGVQRRP
- the FLOT1 gene encoding flotillin-1 isoform X1, with the protein product MDLGGWQGGPREAAAPPAASRWQHRPGAGETAGADGIVAVPGGWGGSAAGRTGGGRSQRPGFCRSPPVMVAGGRVFVLPCIQQIQRISLNTLTLNVKSEKVYTRHGVPISVTGIAQVKIQGQNKEMLAAACQMFLGKSESEITHIALETLEGHQRAIMAHMTVEEIYKDRKKFSEQVFKVASSDLVNMGISVVSYTLKDIHDDQDYLHSLGKARTAQVQKDARMGEAEAKRDAGIKEAEAKQEKLSAQYLSEIEMAKAQRDYELKKATYDIEVNTRKAESDLAYQLQVAKTKQKIEEQKMQVLVVERTQQIQLQEQEIIRKEHELEAMVKKPAEAERYRLEKLAEAQRCQLIMQAEAEAESLRVKGEAQAFAIEAKARADAEQMSKKAEAFQQYQDAAMVDMLLEKLPQVAEEISKPLSAVKKITMVSSGSQGMGAAKVTGEVLDIMSKLPETVEKLTGISISQMSQKKPGRMS
- the FLOT1 gene encoding flotillin-1 isoform X3, whose translation is MFFTCGPNEAMVVSGFCRSPPVMVAGGRVFVLPCIQQIQRISLNTLTLNVKSEKVYTRHGVPISVTGIAQVKIQGQNKEMLAAACQMFLGKSESEITHIALETLEGHQRAIMAHMTVEEIYKDRKKFSEQVFKVASSDLVNMGISVVSYTLKDIHDDQDYLHSLGKARTAQVQKDARMGEAEAKRDAGIKEAEAKQEKLSAQYLSEIEMAKAQRDYELKKATYDIEVNTRKAESDLAYQLQVAKTKQKIEEQKMQVLVVERTQQIQLQEQEIIRKEHELEAMVKKPAEAERYRLEKLAEAQRCQLIMQAEAEAESLRVKGEAQAFAIEAKARADAEQMSKKAEAFQQYQDAAMVDMLLEKLPQVAEEISKPLSAVKKITMVSSGSQGMGAAKVTGEVLDIMSKLPETVEKLTGISISQMSQKKPGRMS